The sequence GGTTCCTCCTCCTTGCTTGGCAGGGAATAGGGGAGCAAAGGATGGGTAGAGGTGGATTTCTGAAGTAAAGGCAAATTAAATGAGCCCTTATTACTCCCAGAGGCAACTATTCCTGAATCTAATGCTGATGAAGGTATGAATCCAATGCTTACTCAACTCACCTCTACTTACGTGATAGTTTATATTAAAATCCTGAAAGCACAATATAtgtgaaaattattttgtatatatttcattTGAACTTTATGACCATCATGAGGAAGGGAAGGACTTTTAGAAAAGAGACTGAAGCACATAGGTTAATGGCTTGACCAAGAATACATAGCTTAACTAATGTGGTACAGTCTTTCTGTTCTATACACATAGCACTTCATTTAATCCTTCCAAATatcattttacataaaataacttACTCAAGTTTACCTAGCTAACAAGTGGCGGAACTTCCACTCAAACCCTCATCTTTCCtctgcttctcaaactttaatgtgcatatcACCTGGGAACCTTATAAAGCTGATTTGGACTCAGCAGATATGAAGTGGGGCCTGAgagcctgcatttctaacaagcttccaGGTGATACCAATGCTACTGGTCCAGGGAACCACACTTTTGAGTAGCAAAGTTCTTTACACCAAAGAAAAGCAGGTGTCAGATCAGATCAGCTTTCAACATAGCTTTGTGGATGGCTTTCTGATTTCAAAGCCAATCTGTTTTCTACCATACCACAGTGCTTTACTCACATTAAATATACAtcttaaagaaaactttttaaaaggggaTAGTTTTTGGCACTCATGCAAAGAGCTACACAAATAATTCTGAGTTAAttcttaaataataaatactaaaGAAGTAAAGCTAAATCATGCAAGAATTCCTAGCTAAGAATTGCATACAATACCTCAactattaatgtttattttttctctttgcatgagttattcaaaatgaaaagtatatatataattcttcTTTGGCCTTACTTTTTTCGGTCATAGCCAAAGATTTCGCGAATGTGCTTGGATATTTCTTCCTGAGATTCTCCTTCATCTTCGATAAAATCTTCCATTTCAGAGTCATagtcctcatcttcctcctcttcataGTCTCGCTGTCTTTTGTAACCACTAGGGAAGGGAAGCCTTTGAGGACCTAAGAATAGAAAAGCCATTATATATAAGAGCATTAAAACTTGAAATCGTCCCCCGCTCCcctcaaaaataataatagtttcaaCAAAGTTCTATGTAAACTGACATTTTGAGAAGTCATTAAGATGGTCTTCTCAAAAACCCGAGCCAGCAAGCGAGTGCACGGCATGGAGTCATTCCTCCATCATCCCTGATGCTTCACGGTATCCACAAGGAACAGAATTCCTGTATGTCCCAGGACTTATTGTGTCTTACATTTTCTAGCTTAGTAGTTTCCATTCTTCTGGACTTAAAAAATtggcaacattaaaaaaattacaaatagctATAGGATCACTAACTTTTAATTTTGCAAAGACAAGACACCATAGGTAACAATCTACTATCTATTATCATCATTAATGTCCTTACATTTATAAAAAGTCCAACAAAGTAGGAAAGATTCTCAGAATTATGGGTAACTGGTCAAACTGAGTAAAGTTTGACTTTAGGAAAAATTCACTATATTAtccttatttttgtcatttttccaaaagactgattaaaatttagcaAAAGACTGACACCGACCAATAGACCAGCATCTGGAGACTGCTTTCTTGTCCTTGATTACAGACACTCCTTTTGTTCTTCTAAAGTTTTAATATGCATGGCTTGTCTCATTAGCTCAGAGCTTCTTTCTCAGCTTCGGCATTACTGACATATTGGGCCGGATAATTCTTTGTTATGAGgaagctgtcctgtgcattgtaagaTAATAGCAGCATTCCCGCCTTCTGTCTAACAGATGCTAGTAGCATCCCATCCCCAGTTGTGTCAATCAAAAATatctctagacattgccaaatgttcaCTAGGGATCAAAATCATTCTCGGTGGAGAACCAATGTTGAACGATTTAGGCATATACACTCACTGTCTTACAAATCACAGAGCTAAGGTTATTAAACTTGGAGACATTACTGGGATAAACACCCAGGACCTAGATAAGTCTCTTTCTAAAGACTTttccaagccctggccggtttggctctgtggatagagcgtcggcctgcggactgaagggtcccaggttcgattcgggtcaagggcatgtacctgggttgcgggcacatccccagtggggggtgtgcaggaggcagctgatcgatgtttctctctcatcgatgtttctagctctctatccctctcccttcctctctgtaaaaaatcaataaaatatatatttaaaaaaaaaaaaaagacttttccaAACTATAATCACTAAAGGAATTCTCGGGCAcagacaaaaaaaacccaaacaaaccaggaTTCTGTCAACATACGAATACATTAAAGGCCACACAGAAGGATTACAGGGTCCctggttatatttttaaaaggtgtgtTTTCCAATTTCCTAGTGACAAATAGATACTCTTGGGGAGGGGCAATTTTACCTTGGGCAGATCTGTAGCCAGCCAAGGCAGGCTTCATTCCATTCATCTGTCCATTGCTGGGCCGGGTAATGATATTCTTAGAAGATATTGTTTCTGAGACAACAGTGCATTTGGGCTTATGGGGGGGACCTGAGCTACTAACTATTCGCCCAGGTCCCAAGCTGCTCACTGGTCTTCCAGGGCCTGAACTACTGACAGTCCGTCCAGCTGGAACTGAGCCACTTACTGATCGCCCCGGGCCACTGACTGACCGCCTGGGGGGCACTGAGCCACTCATTGGTCGTCGGTCATGTGGACTGTGCAcaggccgcccagggccaccagaGCTGACCACTGACTTCCCAGAACCACCTGAGCCACTGATGGGTCGTCCAGAGCCACCTGTCCTTCCAGGAGGATTTGAGTCACTGGCTGGCCTCTTGGTCCCACTGACTGATCGCTCAGGTCCTGAGCTGGAGCTGCCATCCTGGCGCTTGGGCACGGAGCCAGAACTAACTGTAGGCCGAACACTCACTGTGCTGGGCCGCCCAGGAGCTGGGCTGGAACTGCTGCCTGGCTGCTTGACACCTGGACTCTTAGCCTTATGTGGGGTGACCACGGGTCCAGGTCTGGAATGGGTAGGATGGGGAGGAGATTTTTTGGCTTTGTGCTCAGTAACAGATTTCTGCATCCCTTTAGCAGAAGTCTTTGGAACACTTGGTGAATAGGTGCTCGAGTGGGTCTTTCCAGCCCCATTGAAAACAGGCCTGTCATGGTCCTTCCGAAGCGAGGGTTGGGAGCAGTTGCTAGAGCCTGCTTTGGTCCTCTCTCCTGGCATGGATTTGGATGAAAACAAACCTAAATGTTTCTCATTAGCTGCGCTGGGTCTGGATTTCTTCTCATCACGAGGAAGGGGAGTACCCTTGGAAGAAGGATGCTTGTTCCCAGAAACTCTGCTAGGTTTTGTGCCCATACTTTCTGTCTGAGAGGGTGCCTTTTTGGTTGGAGGTAGTCTTGCATCTGCCTCAGGTTTCTTTTTCCTATGCCTTCGTTCAAGAAATTCTCGCTCCCTAAGTTCTTGTGCAGTCATCGGCCGCTCTTCTGTTTTCTTCACCACCTTGATTTCCACTGGTTCGTGCTGCTTTTTCTCAGCCAGCCTGAGTAAGTCAGTGAAGTTCATGAGTGGTGGGGCACTTTTAAGGGGGACCTTTGGTTTACTTTCAACTTTGGGAGGAGGTTCTTGCTCTTCTTCATACTCCTGTTCTGATGCTGCTTGATTGTATTCTAagaattcttcctcttcttccatcTCATACTCTTGGTCTGTTCCCTGACCATGGCTTTCCATTGCCTGtcttttctttgacttttccTCAACAGGAACCCCATTGTAACCATAAAAATTGTCCTTTGTCCTCTTGGCCATAGCTCTTGCTTTCTTGTCATGTTTTAACTCAATTCGCTTTTTCACTagttcttcttttctccttttttcctctaaGGCTAAAAGGGACAAAAAGAACGTATTTTAAGGTCTCAAGGTAACAGTGTGTTTATAAGCAATCAGTTGGTGGCCAAAACATAAGCAACATGTAGTTTGAAACAATATAGTTTGGCCCtgactggcgtggctccgtgATTAGAGCGTCGGTCCACAAActggagggtcatgggttcgaatctggtcaagggcatgtacctgagttgcaggttacctgctccagttggggcacacacaggaggcaaccaattaatgtggctctctcacatcgatgttttcctctcacccctctccccctccctgtcccttccactttctctaaaatcaatggaaaaaatatcctccagtgaggattaacaaaaaacaacaataaaaaacaccaatacagcttggccggcgtggctcagtggtttagcattgacctatgaatcaggaggtcacagttccattcctggtcagggcacatgtctgagctgcaggctcgatctcaagtagggggcgtacaggaggcagctgatccatgattctcatcattgatgtttctctctctctctcccccgctcccttcctctctgaaatcaataaaaatatatttaaaaagcacacacacaaaaatcaatacaGTTTAAAGACATCTAGGAATCAAATGAGAAAGTCATTTGAATGAGTATTAGTTGAGTCATCTGAACACAATGAGTGGGTTACATATGGGTTTTTCTATATGACTAAGCGAGAGACTTGactttt is a genomic window of Myotis daubentonii chromosome 9, mMyoDau2.1, whole genome shotgun sequence containing:
- the SPTY2D1 gene encoding protein SPT2 homolog isoform X2 — protein: MKRYSLAVGPAKKDPKVKGVQSAAVQAFLRRKEEELRRKALEEKRRKEELVKKRIELKHDKKARAMAKRTKDNFYGYNGVPVEEKSKKRQAMESHGQGTDQEYEMEEEEEFLEYNQAASEQEYEEEQEPPPKVESKPKVPLKSAPPLMNFTDLLRLAEKKQHEPVEIKVVKKTEERPMTAQELREREFLERRHRKKKPEADARLPPTKKAPSQTESMGTKPSRVSGNKHPSSKGTPLPRDEKKSRPSAANEKHLGLFSSKSMPGERTKAGSSNCSQPSLRKDHDRPVFNGAGKTHSSTYSPSVPKTSAKGMQKSVTEHKAKKSPPHPTHSRPGPVVTPHKAKSPGVKQPGSSSSPAPGRPSTVSVRPTVSSGSVPKRQDGSSSSGPERSVSGTKRPASDSNPPGRTGGSGRPISGSGGSGKSVVSSGGPGRPVHSPHDRRPMSGSVPPRRSVSGPGRSVSGSVPAGRTVSSSGPGRPVSSLGPGRIVSSSGPPHKPKCTVVSETISSKNIITRPSNGQMNGMKPALAGYRSAQGPQRLPFPSGYKRQRDYEEEEDEDYDSEMEDFIEDEGESQEEISKHIREIFGYDRKKYKDESDYALRYMESSWKEQQKEEAKSLRLGMQEDLEEMRREEEAMKCRKVKKLKRH
- the SPTY2D1 gene encoding protein SPT2 homolog isoform X1: MDFREILMIASKGQGTNSVPKRYSLAVGPAKKDPKVKGVQSAAVQAFLRRKEEELRRKALEEKRRKEELVKKRIELKHDKKARAMAKRTKDNFYGYNGVPVEEKSKKRQAMESHGQGTDQEYEMEEEEEFLEYNQAASEQEYEEEQEPPPKVESKPKVPLKSAPPLMNFTDLLRLAEKKQHEPVEIKVVKKTEERPMTAQELREREFLERRHRKKKPEADARLPPTKKAPSQTESMGTKPSRVSGNKHPSSKGTPLPRDEKKSRPSAANEKHLGLFSSKSMPGERTKAGSSNCSQPSLRKDHDRPVFNGAGKTHSSTYSPSVPKTSAKGMQKSVTEHKAKKSPPHPTHSRPGPVVTPHKAKSPGVKQPGSSSSPAPGRPSTVSVRPTVSSGSVPKRQDGSSSSGPERSVSGTKRPASDSNPPGRTGGSGRPISGSGGSGKSVVSSGGPGRPVHSPHDRRPMSGSVPPRRSVSGPGRSVSGSVPAGRTVSSSGPGRPVSSLGPGRIVSSSGPPHKPKCTVVSETISSKNIITRPSNGQMNGMKPALAGYRSAQGPQRLPFPSGYKRQRDYEEEEDEDYDSEMEDFIEDEGESQEEISKHIREIFGYDRKKYKDESDYALRYMESSWKEQQKEEAKSLRLGMQEDLEEMRREEEAMKCRKVKKLKRH